Proteins encoded within one genomic window of Empedobacter falsenii:
- a CDS encoding TonB-dependent receptor domain-containing protein, with protein sequence MKTFIQLIILFSSSFLFAQNHTLTGEVMEQNKALPYVDIILSNQDTIINLTTDELGKFAIEAKKNTYKFEINYFEEIVFQKDIQLNNSIDLGKIEIKTSTNLKEVVVGAEKKIMERKIDRFVFNVENSTSAAGGTAMDVLRVTPGLNVTNDNIAVSGKNSVMVLIDDKPTYMSQTDLINYLESMSASDISKIEVITTPPAKYEAEGNSGIVNIVTKKIKNNSWNSTIGASYTRSKRNTERYNAAYNLQKDKWTIQTSLNAGDRRFLRTWNNELFFSDARRHNISYTDYINKYLGGRFSVDYKLTDKWTIGSKFSFNNSKYNSENPQEMFFKNLANEVYQTNKGNSFENGKTNQSLVNLYSEFALDSLGKKISFDADYANYSSPMNRTYATNSYKNNQLIEDSFFGGKSNLNNRIENFSSKIDVELPLTNFNWNFGAKFSQSKSNNLVEAYKADENYNYTFDKNLSNLFKYKENNEAIYLNGSKKFGEKWQMQAGLRLEATQTEGFSRENNQTNKTDYIKLFPSFYLLHTFDKNKSLGINYSRRINRPNYESLNPFRMIQNEYVYNEGNPFLKPAFTHNLELTFTYKKFDTRLYYSSLRDGVNQASIIDENTKHNTFVWMNFVDSDSFGLSQNITINPTKWWSSVTTFEVSYSSSNVAISSKRFKGWSSSLFSTNDFTLNQQKTMFINLIYFQNFGETFQNYKLKPYARFNLSFKYLMLDKKLELSLNATDIFKAQEYLSQNNNGIVQTFANVWDTQSIRIGLNYKFGSNKLSVKNRETGNQDEVNRM encoded by the coding sequence ATGAAAACATTTATTCAACTTATCATTTTATTTAGCTCAAGTTTTCTATTTGCTCAAAATCACACACTAACAGGAGAGGTTATGGAGCAAAACAAAGCGCTTCCTTATGTTGACATTATCTTATCTAACCAAGACACAATCATCAATTTAACAACAGATGAACTTGGGAAATTCGCTATTGAAGCAAAGAAAAATACATACAAATTTGAAATCAACTATTTTGAAGAAATTGTTTTTCAGAAAGATATTCAATTGAATAATTCTATCGATTTAGGAAAGATTGAAATCAAAACATCTACAAACTTGAAAGAAGTTGTCGTTGGAGCTGAAAAGAAAATCATGGAACGAAAAATCGATCGGTTTGTTTTCAATGTAGAAAACTCTACTTCAGCTGCTGGCGGAACTGCAATGGATGTTTTGCGCGTCACTCCTGGTTTGAATGTAACAAATGACAATATTGCGGTTTCTGGAAAAAATTCTGTAATGGTTTTGATTGATGACAAACCAACTTATATGTCGCAAACAGATTTGATTAATTATTTGGAAAGTATGAGCGCTTCTGATATCTCAAAAATTGAAGTCATTACGACTCCACCTGCAAAATATGAGGCAGAAGGAAATAGTGGAATTGTAAATATTGTAACAAAAAAAATAAAAAATAATAGCTGGAATTCCACTATTGGAGCATCATATACGCGAAGTAAAAGAAACACAGAACGCTACAATGCAGCTTACAATTTACAAAAAGATAAATGGACAATTCAGACTTCGTTGAATGCTGGAGATAGAAGATTTCTAAGAACATGGAACAACGAATTATTTTTCTCCGATGCGCGCAGACATAACATTTCTTACACAGATTATATTAATAAATATCTTGGAGGACGATTCTCTGTTGATTATAAATTAACCGATAAATGGACAATTGGCTCTAAATTTTCGTTCAACAATTCGAAATATAATTCAGAAAATCCACAAGAAATGTTTTTCAAGAATTTAGCAAACGAAGTTTATCAAACAAATAAAGGAAATTCATTCGAAAATGGTAAAACAAATCAATCTTTGGTCAATCTTTATTCAGAATTTGCACTTGATTCATTAGGTAAAAAGATTTCGTTTGATGCCGATTACGCCAATTATTCATCTCCAATGAATAGAACTTATGCAACCAATTCTTACAAAAATAATCAGTTAATAGAAGATTCTTTTTTTGGTGGAAAAAGTAATTTAAACAATCGTATTGAGAATTTTTCGTCAAAAATTGATGTAGAACTTCCTTTAACAAATTTCAATTGGAATTTCGGAGCTAAATTTTCGCAATCAAAATCAAATAATTTGGTTGAAGCATATAAAGCAGACGAAAATTACAACTATACATTTGATAAAAATTTGTCGAATCTTTTCAAATACAAAGAAAATAACGAAGCAATTTATTTGAACGGAAGTAAAAAGTTTGGAGAAAAATGGCAGATGCAAGCCGGTTTGAGATTAGAAGCAACACAAACAGAAGGTTTTTCGAGAGAAAATAATCAAACGAACAAAACAGATTATATCAAATTGTTTCCGTCATTTTATTTGTTGCATACTTTTGATAAAAACAAAAGTTTAGGAATTAATTATTCGCGTCGCATCAATCGTCCAAATTACGAAAGTTTAAATCCTTTTCGAATGATACAAAACGAATATGTTTACAACGAAGGAAATCCTTTCTTGAAACCAGCTTTTACACACAATTTAGAACTTACTTTTACTTACAAAAAGTTTGATACTCGACTTTATTATTCAAGTTTGAGAGATGGTGTCAATCAAGCTTCAATCATTGATGAGAACACAAAACATAATACTTTTGTTTGGATGAATTTTGTAGATTCGGATAGCTTTGGTTTGAGCCAAAACATAACTATAAATCCTACAAAATGGTGGTCAAGCGTTACTACTTTTGAAGTTTCTTATTCGAGCTCAAATGTTGCAATTTCTTCTAAGCGATTCAAGGGTTGGTCGAGTTCATTATTTTCGACAAATGATTTTACACTTAATCAACAAAAAACAATGTTTATTAATTTGATTTATTTTCAAAATTTTGGAGAAACTTTCCAAAATTATAAACTAAAACCTTATGCACGTTTCAATCTTTCGTTCAAATATTTGATGTTAGATAAAAAATTAGAATTGAGTTTGAATGCAACAGATATTTTCAAAGCGCAAGAATATTTATCGCAAAATAATAATGGAATCGTACAAACTTTTGCGAATGTTTGGGATACTCAAAGCATAAGAATTGGATTGAATTATAAATTTGGAAGTAATAAATTATCCGTAAAAAATCGCGAAACTGGAAATCAAGATGAAGTAAATAGAATGTAA
- a CDS encoding alpha-2-macroglobulin family protein, whose product MNENRLNNDNFKSSNSFYLINHSRMKYIYLLALYFCSITTFAQSKLETAIKSLNTNYAQEKVYLLFDKEDYIAGDNIWFKAYILNGYKPSIISTNLIVELYDKDKKLVDRKLVPVVNGESDGTLNTKNENEEGVYFVRAYTTYMTFFSEEFQHINQVKIFNPNSKLKLVPNPNLKWNAKAFAEGGNFIQNQTTKFAVRLKSDGDLPKKWNGFVFEKNNPANKITTFDNLDENVATFALRAEEGKSYQVQLNDEKGNQQIIDLPEAKKNGILMKVVRNSKDIVIQLKSINQENPLLNYKIIGTINNELVMSSQIVKSVESVSTYVPKEVLDNDKGILNIAIFDANDIQVANRLIFINPKETYKKPEISFETTTNPRELNTIKVKYPEEINFSAVIKDQKNNDDDNLISAMLLTRDFSSKINHPAQYFKNNEFSENLDALLITEKWKRFNWEDLVVGNIVKPTIDNERRYLSYKVKAYNNGRELSNASLSIIYKMQNNGKEFATLDTDYEGNFEMNNLFYYGPMAMNYFLNSENGKSANNGTLTLSVVPNYKSTSYKSKLPATPYLLEEITNKEEVEKQNTYKQNIKIINDKSIRLKEVVVKADKKSKTEKLNEELSGGMFKNINETVIDFVNESQPIEGYTNIMDFLAGRVAGLTVSNGVPKIRNSEVAIYWNEMKMTSDNLTSINPRDIAMVKIFKGAGLLGNAIAIYSKRGSDAPVDNTPMLPNNLIQIGGYNQSLPYFSNDDYESLYNDVPNDIRSTLFWNANLFSEPGENTDIEYFNNDKPKDYQLTIIGFDEKGNPVYYEGKIN is encoded by the coding sequence ATGAATGAAAATCGTCTAAATAATGATAATTTTAAGAGTTCAAATTCATTCTATTTGATTAATCATTCTCGCATGAAATATATTTATTTACTCGCATTATACTTTTGCTCGATTACAACTTTTGCGCAATCAAAATTAGAAACGGCTATAAAAAGTCTGAATACAAATTACGCTCAAGAAAAAGTCTATTTATTATTTGATAAAGAAGATTACATTGCTGGCGACAATATTTGGTTCAAAGCTTATATATTAAATGGCTACAAACCGAGCATAATTTCTACAAATCTTATTGTTGAATTATACGATAAAGACAAAAAATTAGTCGACCGAAAATTGGTTCCTGTTGTGAACGGAGAAAGTGATGGAACACTGAATACCAAAAACGAAAACGAGGAAGGAGTTTACTTTGTAAGAGCCTATACGACTTACATGACTTTTTTTTCGGAAGAATTTCAACATATTAATCAAGTTAAAATTTTCAATCCAAATTCTAAGCTAAAACTTGTTCCAAATCCAAATTTAAAATGGAATGCGAAAGCTTTTGCGGAAGGTGGAAATTTTATTCAAAATCAGACAACTAAATTTGCTGTAAGACTAAAGTCAGACGGAGATTTACCAAAAAAATGGAATGGTTTTGTATTTGAGAAAAATAATCCTGCCAATAAAATTACAACATTTGATAATTTAGATGAAAACGTTGCGACTTTTGCGTTAAGAGCAGAAGAAGGTAAATCTTATCAAGTGCAATTGAATGACGAAAAAGGCAATCAGCAAATTATTGATTTACCCGAAGCTAAAAAAAATGGGATTCTGATGAAAGTTGTTCGAAATAGCAAAGATATTGTGATTCAATTGAAAAGTATCAATCAAGAAAATCCTTTATTGAATTATAAAATTATTGGAACAATTAACAACGAACTTGTGATGAGTTCTCAGATTGTAAAAAGTGTGGAATCGGTTTCGACTTATGTTCCAAAAGAGGTTTTAGACAATGATAAAGGCATTTTGAACATTGCCATTTTCGATGCAAATGATATTCAAGTTGCAAATCGTTTGATATTTATCAATCCAAAAGAAACATACAAAAAACCAGAAATTTCTTTCGAAACAACAACAAATCCTCGCGAATTAAATACAATTAAGGTAAAGTATCCTGAAGAAATTAATTTTTCGGCTGTTATCAAAGATCAAAAAAATAATGATGACGATAATTTAATTTCTGCGATGTTGTTGACGCGAGATTTTAGTTCGAAAATTAATCATCCGGCACAATATTTTAAAAATAATGAATTTTCAGAAAATCTTGATGCACTTTTAATAACAGAAAAATGGAAAAGATTTAATTGGGAAGATTTAGTGGTTGGAAATATTGTAAAACCTACTATTGACAATGAGCGTAGATATCTTTCGTATAAAGTAAAAGCGTACAATAATGGAAGAGAATTGAGTAATGCATCCTTGAGTATTATCTATAAAATGCAAAATAATGGAAAAGAATTTGCAACGCTTGATACTGATTATGAAGGAAACTTCGAGATGAATAATTTGTTTTATTATGGTCCAATGGCGATGAATTATTTCTTGAATTCGGAAAATGGAAAATCTGCCAATAATGGAACTTTAACTCTATCTGTTGTACCCAATTATAAAAGCACAAGTTATAAATCTAAATTGCCAGCAACGCCTTATTTATTAGAAGAAATCACGAATAAAGAGGAAGTCGAGAAGCAAAATACGTATAAACAGAACATCAAAATTATCAATGATAAAAGTATTCGCCTGAAAGAAGTTGTTGTAAAAGCGGATAAAAAATCGAAAACTGAGAAACTAAATGAAGAATTGAGCGGAGGAATGTTCAAAAACATAAACGAAACTGTGATAGACTTTGTAAACGAATCTCAACCAATAGAAGGTTATACAAATATTATGGACTTTTTAGCTGGACGAGTTGCAGGATTAACGGTTTCTAACGGAGTTCCTAAAATCAGAAATTCTGAAGTTGCAATTTATTGGAACGAAATGAAAATGACTTCAGATAATTTAACGAGTATTAATCCTAGAGATATTGCAATGGTAAAAATTTTCAAAGGCGCTGGTTTACTTGGAAATGCAATTGCAATTTACTCGAAACGAGGAAGTGATGCGCCAGTTGATAACACACCGATGTTACCAAATAATTTAATTCAGATTGGTGGTTACAATCAATCGCTGCCATATTTTAGCAATGATGATTACGAGTCGCTTTACAACGATGTTCCAAACGATATAAGAAGTACTTTATTTTGGAATGCAAACTTGTTTTCGGAACCTGGAGAAAACACAGATATAGAATATTTCAACAATGATAAACCAAAAGATTATCAATTAACCATAATTGGTTTCGACGAAAAAGGAAATCCTGTTTATTATGAAGGAAAAATAAATTAA
- a CDS encoding ArnT family glycosyltransferase has protein sequence MVQWIKQNSVLFLIIVTILMLFVNLGVLQTNIMEARNIISAREMVHDGNWIFTTLNGLPRYEKPPLPTWITAAFGSVFGFENFFWLRIPVVLITILLVVWFYKTLTHFDLTKQQVVNSSLVLITSFYVFFSGRDNNWDMYTHSFVMGAILFLVKEFQSSKFNFFNFIAAFFLLGCSIMSKGPVSLYALFLPFLIAYFIVYRYKLGRNLGITILTIILGCVVGFAWMMYVKYFDAEHFLAASQKEVNNWHSYNTRPIYYYWSFFTQSGLWTIPALVSLIYPYLKNKVANKKAYQFAWLWTILSVVLLSVIPEKKSRYLLPVLIPLAMNIGFYIEYLRLEFKNLSNKTERYFTNFTFGLYGIIGIAISVGVFIYTKDRLSEFLVWSIPFAIVGFILGISIFKGLKIKSFEQIFYSTILLMCSVVAFGFPLSKLTFSEELYSSAKNLKKLEQQNQIKTYEWQSFVPEIVLNYGTSIPAINDGKKTIFPKEEKFGMLASPSDSTFFADHFNNYSIKKIGVVDLNHSSKDQKNYNDRIQRNYYLIQKK, from the coding sequence ATGGTTCAGTGGATTAAGCAAAATTCAGTTTTATTTTTAATCATCGTAACAATTTTGATGTTGTTTGTCAATCTTGGCGTTTTACAAACGAACATTATGGAAGCTCGAAACATTATTTCGGCGCGAGAAATGGTACACGATGGAAACTGGATTTTTACTACGCTTAACGGCTTGCCTCGCTATGAAAAGCCACCTTTACCAACTTGGATTACCGCTGCTTTTGGAAGTGTTTTTGGTTTCGAAAACTTTTTTTGGTTACGCATTCCAGTTGTTCTAATTACCATTTTATTGGTCGTTTGGTTCTATAAAACATTAACGCATTTCGATTTAACAAAACAACAAGTTGTTAATTCTTCATTGGTTTTAATTACTTCATTTTACGTGTTTTTCTCTGGAAGAGACAACAATTGGGACATGTACACGCATAGTTTTGTGATGGGAGCGATATTGTTTTTAGTGAAAGAATTTCAATCATCAAAATTTAATTTTTTCAACTTTATTGCTGCATTTTTCTTGTTAGGATGTTCGATAATGAGCAAAGGTCCAGTTTCGTTGTATGCGTTATTTTTACCGTTTTTAATTGCTTATTTTATTGTTTATAGATACAAATTAGGAAGAAATTTAGGAATCACAATTTTAACGATAATATTAGGTTGCGTTGTAGGATTTGCATGGATGATGTATGTCAAATACTTTGATGCAGAACATTTTTTAGCAGCTTCTCAAAAAGAAGTAAACAATTGGCACAGTTACAACACTCGCCCAATTTATTATTATTGGAGTTTCTTTACGCAATCGGGTTTATGGACAATTCCAGCTTTGGTTAGCTTGATTTATCCTTATCTAAAAAATAAAGTTGCAAACAAAAAAGCTTATCAATTTGCTTGGTTATGGACAATTTTATCGGTGGTTTTATTATCTGTAATTCCAGAAAAAAAATCAAGATATTTATTACCAGTTTTAATTCCATTAGCGATGAATATTGGCTTTTACATCGAATATTTACGATTAGAATTCAAAAATTTATCAAATAAAACCGAACGATATTTTACCAATTTTACGTTTGGTTTATACGGAATAATAGGAATTGCGATTTCAGTTGGTGTTTTTATTTATACAAAAGATCGTTTGTCAGAATTTTTAGTTTGGTCGATTCCTTTTGCTATTGTTGGATTCATTTTAGGAATCTCAATTTTTAAAGGATTAAAGATAAAATCATTTGAACAGATATTTTACTCAACTATTTTATTGATGTGCTCGGTTGTTGCATTTGGATTTCCACTTTCTAAATTAACTTTTTCCGAAGAGTTGTATTCTTCTGCTAAAAATCTAAAGAAATTAGAACAACAAAATCAAATTAAAACATACGAATGGCAAAGTTTTGTTCCAGAAATAGTGTTGAATTATGGGACTTCAATTCCTGCAATTAACGATGGAAAGAAAACTATTTTCCCGAAAGAAGAGAAGTTTGGAATGTTAGCAAGTCCGTCAGATTCTACTTTTTTTGCGGATCATTTCAATAATTATTCAATCAAAAAAATTGGTGTGGTCGATTTGAATCATTCTTCAAAAGATCAAAAAAATTATAACGATCGTATTCAAAGAAACTATTATTTGATTCAAAAAAAGTGA
- a CDS encoding glycosyltransferase family 2 protein, whose amino-acid sequence MSTEFTIIIPIYNEEDNLIRLEETMNQYLSKSIKRTEILLINDGSKDKSLALIKEICNRNQAFHYISFDKNYGLSAAIKAGFDTVESKWVGYIDADLQTDPEDFNKLLALADQYDLVTGVRADRKDSFVKNMSSKIANSIRRAFTNDGMDDTGCPLKVIDAEKAKKIPMFKGLHRFLPAMILLQNGTVTQVPVKHFPRIAGESKFNLWNRLLGPLMDCFAFVWMKKKYINYKIQERA is encoded by the coding sequence ATGTCAACAGAGTTTACAATTATCATCCCAATTTATAATGAGGAAGATAACTTGATAAGATTGGAAGAAACAATGAATCAATATCTGTCAAAGTCAATAAAACGGACTGAAATTTTATTGATTAATGATGGTTCTAAAGACAAAAGTTTGGCTCTTATCAAAGAGATTTGTAATAGAAATCAAGCTTTTCATTATATTTCTTTTGACAAAAATTATGGTTTATCTGCAGCTATAAAAGCTGGTTTTGATACAGTGGAATCAAAATGGGTTGGTTATATCGATGCGGATTTACAGACTGATCCAGAAGATTTCAATAAATTATTAGCGTTAGCAGATCAATATGATTTGGTGACTGGAGTTCGTGCAGATCGCAAAGATTCTTTCGTGAAAAACATGTCATCTAAAATTGCCAATTCTATTCGTAGAGCATTTACCAATGATGGAATGGATGATACGGGTTGTCCATTAAAAGTTATAGATGCTGAAAAAGCGAAAAAAATTCCGATGTTCAAAGGATTGCACCGTTTTTTACCAGCTATGATTTTATTACAAAATGGAACGGTTACTCAAGTTCCTGTCAAGCATTTTCCTCGTATTGCAGGCGAATCAAAATTCAATTTATGGAACCGTTTATTAGGACCGTTAATGGATTGTTTTGCATTTGTTTGGATGAAGAAAAAATACATCAATTATAAAATTCAAGAAAGAGCGTAA
- a CDS encoding lipid-A-disaccharide synthase N-terminal domain-containing protein, with amino-acid sequence MPNWVIISIGFLAQALFSSRLILQWIVSEKNKKVLTPKLFWEVSLFASVLLFLYGYLRHDFSIMLGQTLTYYIYIRNIQLQNHWKEFPKIVRIFLYIFPALIVLYGFNNGIFDVDLLFKNEKIPMWLLSLGVVSQVLFTFRFVYQWIYSERKHESQLPMGFWAISLTGSLLILTYAIIRKDPVLFVGHFMGFIVYARNILIKRKEKNGSVD; translated from the coding sequence ATGCCAAATTGGGTTATCATCAGTATTGGTTTTCTTGCACAAGCACTTTTTTCGAGTCGTCTTATTTTACAATGGATTGTTTCCGAAAAGAATAAGAAAGTTCTTACACCAAAATTATTTTGGGAAGTTAGCTTGTTTGCCTCTGTTTTGCTATTTTTATATGGTTATTTACGTCATGATTTTTCGATTATGTTGGGACAAACATTGACGTATTATATCTATATAAGAAATATTCAACTTCAAAATCATTGGAAAGAATTTCCGAAAATAGTACGCATTTTCTTGTATATTTTTCCTGCATTAATTGTTTTATATGGTTTCAATAACGGAATTTTTGATGTAGATTTATTATTCAAAAACGAAAAAATTCCGATGTGGCTTTTATCTTTAGGAGTCGTATCTCAGGTACTTTTCACATTTCGTTTCGTCTATCAATGGATTTATTCCGAACGAAAACACGAATCGCAATTACCAATGGGATTTTGGGCCATTAGTTTAACAGGATCATTGTTGATTTTAACTTACGCGATTATTCGAAAAGATCCCGTCTTATTTGTTGGTCATTTTATGGGATTTATCGTTTATGCTCGAAATATATTAATCAAACGAAAAGAAAAAAATGGTTCAGTGGATTAA
- a CDS encoding NADP-dependent isocitrate dehydrogenase yields the protein MSKIHYTLTDEAPMLATHSFLPIVQGFTKTADITIEVPDISLAGRILANFPEFLKEEQRIPDALAELGALATTPEANIIKLPNISASVPQLDEAIAELQAKGFAVPNYPAEPKNEDEKAIKARYGKVLGSAVNPVLREGNSDRRAPKAVKNYAKANPHKMGAWATDSKTEVAYMKSGDFYGTENSTTLENATEYTIKFYGEDGSVQELKSAAPLKAGEVIDSSVMNLNSLRSFVQEAIQEAKDKNVLLSAHLKATMMKVSDPVIFGAIVETFFKDVFVKYADTFKALDINPNNGLADLFEKIKGQPQEAEVKAAIEADLANGPRVAMVNSDKGITNFHVPSDIIVDASMAALVRNGGKMWNKDGAEEDTVAIIPDRSYAGFYEAVVDDMKANGALDPTTMGSVPNVGLMAQKAEEYGSHDKTFQAPANGTIKVEDANGNTLLEQKVETSDIFRMSQTKDAPIQDWVKLAVNRSRLSDTPAIFWLDKGRAHDQQIIKKVEKYLADHDTTGLDIRIMDVKDAMKETLSRAREGKDTISVSGNVLRDYLTDLFPILELGTSAKMLSIVPLMNGGGLFETGAGGSAPKHIEQFVEEGYLRWDSLGEFLALQASLEHVSQTQGNAKAQTLADALDEANAKFLATDKSPGRKLGTIDNRGSHFYLAMYWAEALANQTKDADLAAKFAPVAKAMEENEAKINEELIGAQGKPQDIGGYYKADFAKTTAAMRPSATLNAIVDGI from the coding sequence ATGTCAAAAATTCATTACACACTTACGGATGAAGCTCCGATGTTGGCAACTCACTCATTTTTGCCAATCGTACAAGGATTCACGAAAACAGCTGATATTACAATCGAAGTTCCAGATATTTCTTTAGCTGGACGTATTTTAGCTAATTTCCCTGAATTCTTAAAAGAAGAACAAAGAATTCCTGATGCTTTAGCAGAATTAGGAGCTTTGGCGACTACTCCGGAAGCAAATATCATTAAGTTACCTAATATTTCGGCTTCTGTTCCTCAGTTAGACGAAGCGATTGCAGAATTGCAGGCGAAAGGTTTTGCTGTACCAAATTATCCAGCTGAACCAAAAAATGAAGATGAAAAAGCAATCAAAGCTAGATACGGAAAAGTTTTAGGTTCTGCTGTAAATCCAGTTTTACGTGAAGGAAACTCTGACCGTCGTGCACCGAAAGCTGTTAAAAACTATGCAAAAGCTAATCCTCACAAAATGGGAGCTTGGGCTACAGACAGCAAAACAGAAGTTGCTTACATGAAATCCGGTGATTTCTATGGTACTGAAAATTCAACTACGTTAGAAAACGCAACTGAATATACAATCAAATTTTACGGAGAAGATGGTTCTGTACAAGAATTAAAATCAGCAGCGCCTCTAAAAGCTGGAGAAGTAATTGATTCTTCTGTAATGAACTTAAACTCTTTAAGATCATTTGTTCAAGAAGCGATTCAAGAAGCAAAAGATAAAAACGTATTATTGTCTGCTCACTTAAAAGCAACAATGATGAAAGTTTCTGATCCTGTTATTTTTGGAGCTATCGTTGAAACTTTCTTTAAAGATGTTTTCGTAAAATATGCTGATACTTTCAAAGCATTAGATATTAATCCGAACAATGGTTTAGCAGATTTATTCGAAAAAATAAAAGGTCAACCTCAAGAAGCAGAAGTTAAAGCTGCAATTGAAGCTGATTTAGCAAACGGACCACGTGTAGCAATGGTTAATTCTGATAAAGGAATCACTAACTTCCACGTTCCTTCTGATATTATTGTTGATGCATCTATGGCTGCATTAGTAAGAAACGGAGGTAAAATGTGGAACAAAGATGGTGCTGAAGAAGATACTGTAGCGATCATCCCAGACCGTTCTTACGCTGGTTTCTACGAAGCTGTTGTAGACGATATGAAAGCAAATGGAGCATTAGATCCTACAACAATGGGTTCAGTTCCTAATGTTGGATTAATGGCTCAAAAAGCGGAAGAATATGGTTCTCACGACAAAACTTTCCAAGCTCCTGCAAACGGAACAATCAAAGTTGAAGACGCAAACGGAAACACTTTATTAGAGCAAAAAGTTGAAACTTCTGATATTTTCAGAATGTCTCAAACTAAAGACGCTCCTATTCAAGACTGGGTTAAATTAGCGGTTAACAGATCTCGTTTATCTGATACTCCAGCAATTTTCTGGTTAGATAAAGGAAGAGCTCACGATCAACAAATCATCAAAAAAGTTGAAAAATACTTAGCTGATCACGATACAACAGGTTTAGATATTCGTATCATGGACGTTAAAGACGCGATGAAAGAAACTTTAAGCCGTGCAAGAGAAGGAAAAGATACTATTTCTGTTTCTGGTAACGTTTTACGTGACTACTTAACAGATTTATTCCCAATTTTAGAATTAGGAACTTCTGCTAAAATGTTATCTATCGTTCCATTAATGAACGGAGGTGGATTATTCGAAACTGGTGCGGGAGGATCTGCTCCAAAACACATCGAACAATTCGTAGAAGAAGGTTACTTACGTTGGGATTCTTTAGGTGAATTCTTAGCATTACAAGCTTCTTTAGAGCACGTTTCTCAAACACAAGGAAATGCAAAAGCTCAAACTTTAGCTGATGCCTTAGATGAAGCAAATGCTAAATTCTTAGCAACTGACAAATCTCCAGGTCGTAAATTAGGAACTATCGATAACCGTGGTTCTCACTTCTATTTAGCAATGTATTGGGCAGAAGCGTTAGCAAATCAAACAAAAGATGCTGATTTAGCTGCTAAATTTGCTCCTGTTGCAAAAGCTATGGAAGAAAACGAAGCAAAAATTAACGAAGAGTTAATCGGAGCGCAAGGTAAACCTCAAGATATTGGTGGTTACTACAAAGCAGATTTTGCTAAAACAACTGCTGCAATGCGTCCATCTGCAACATTAAACGCAATTGTTGACGGAATCTAA
- a CDS encoding CBS domain-containing protein: MKQRVPVSQIMAKVLIAVPTNKKISEVNELFKEYNIRHIPVTEGAKLAGVISKNDVTKLGYGAGEMDQNALNAIYDTYELKDVMVKKPLTVSPDTNIKDVAEILSEQSFHSLPVVDDDEVVGIVTTTDLVKYLLEQY, encoded by the coding sequence ATGAAACAAAGAGTACCAGTATCTCAAATTATGGCGAAAGTTTTAATCGCAGTTCCTACGAATAAAAAAATAAGTGAAGTGAACGAATTATTTAAAGAATACAATATTCGTCATATACCTGTAACTGAAGGAGCTAAATTAGCAGGAGTTATTAGTAAGAATGATGTTACTAAATTAGGATATGGAGCTGGAGAAATGGATCAAAATGCTTTAAATGCAATTTATGATACATACGAATTAAAAGATGTAATGGTAAAAAAACCGTTAACTGTTTCTCCTGATACAAATATTAAAGATGTTGCAGAAATCCTATCAGAACAGAGTTTTCACTCTTTGCCAGTAGTTGATGATGATGAGGTTGTTGGAATTGTAACTACAACTGATTTAGTAAAGTATCTTTTAGAACAATATTAA